agatagttgtttatttccttgacatctgatgggagggtgctccacagggcaggtgccactaccgagaaggccctctgcctggttccctgtaacctcacttctcacagggagggtaCATTGTGCACCACCTTTTAAGACATTTCTGTCAAGACTCAGAATGTGAAATTCAAGACACAGCTCAAGGTGCGAACAGCCATTATCCCATTTCTTTCTACAGTTTCTGCCCATAGACACAGGCATCTTGctgctccttccccacccccattttagaATATAAAATGTTAATACATTTCTCATTGATCATGCAAAGCAAGCACAGAAACTGGGCAGCCCAACTATGGTAGCCTTCCACCCTCCAAATTGCTTGGATCCCCAGCTACCacgagctatcaatggctatgctGCCGGGGGATGGTGGGAGCTCTAGTCCTAAAACACCTATGGTTTGTGcactgcagcaacaacaaccagccCTTAGGAAGCAAGGTGAAACCAGCCAGCTGTGTCCCAAACCCTTGCCAAGGAAAAGGGATCAAATCCCTGTTCAATCACAGAGCTCCCTGGGCGGTGGCCTTGGAGAACGTCACCATCTTGCAGACCAGCTTTCTTCACAGGGCTTACTGCACAGATCAAGATAACCCAATGCATGCTTTCCTGGACTCCTTGTAGGATGCAAATGTGATAAACACAAGAGCATTATTCACAGGTGAAAAGGCTATAGCCTGAACAGGTACAAACGTATATGTGAGCATGCTTAACTGTTCCTGAACATTATCGttattttcataattatctgcagttattaaaaaaattattaaacaaGGTTTCATACTTCCCACCTTGCTGTCAGCATTTTACATTGTGCGGACATTAGTGCAATGTTAATTCGCCAAACAAACTTGGAAAGAAAATATTATAACAGCAAAAATTGTTACAGCAACTGAAACAGCTAGAAAACCAAGCTACTTTCACATTCCTTAGTTGCCATGGCAGATGCCAAAGTTATGAAACAAGAGTATTAGAGACCAAAGAGGCTCATAAGCTATGAGCAGAGGAAACCAATGGACTTACATCCTTAAAGTTATCCCCACGTGACATCTGCTCCTGAAGTTCTTTCTGCAGTTCTTTACGAGCCCCTATGCACTGCTGGTTCCGGACGTATTCAGAGAGTTCCTTTAATCCTGCATCAGTGAAGTATTTTGTGAAGTGTTCAAGGCTTTGCTTGTTGGCTGGAAAGAGTTCCTGAAACATTGATATTGATTATTTGCGGTGCACTTTAAAAAACGTTGCACATTTCAAATTACTTCATTTTCAGCACCAAAAACAGATTATCTTATTTACTTACCATCAGCCTGTTGTCCATGTTGACTTTACGAAGGCTAGCAGCCACTGCATTGATATCTTTTTCATTTATCCATGATTTGAACAGTTTTACTGCAAAGGCTGCTGAAACACCTGCATGAGGAGTTGTATGGTTACTTTTAATACTCTTGAAGAGGTGTCCTGCTTAATACTGTCCTACTATCAGATGTGACTTACAATAGGCCCTCCAGACGTGATTGGCTTCCCAACTCCCATAAGTCCCATagagcacggccaatggtcaagaatgatgggagttgtagtccatctacATCTGTAGGCCACAGGTTAGCATATAAAAACACAGGTGGCTTTGTTGTCTCAAACTGTTAGCAGATTTTGATAATGAAATCGTTCTTTGTGTATCACTTCCTGACTGGCTTCATGAGGAAAGGTTTTCTAGCACTCTCACTGGACGTGCAAAGGTCACATTAGATGATTAAATGGTTAGGGTTTTGCTTCACTATAACCAAAACAAATGCAGAGTCTGTTACCTAGTACCTACTTCAACCTGTGaatcttaaaaaaaatctgggtcTTGTAGTATAAAATTCTGAGAAAAATACTTATATGCTAGGAACTGGGGTTGGACAGGACTTCCACTGGTGAAGAGAAACCTAACACACTGTGCAGGAATACACCTCTAAATATCAAAACAGACAGGGAACACTTCCAAAATAGTTTACCACCATTACCTTCTTTAACTAGATTCTCATTATATAGACTGTTGAGAATTGACGCATTaagtgtcccattggccagaagaATACCCGTCAGCATGGCCAGTTTGTTCCGCTCAGACTCTGAAAAACCTTTCAAGAATAGCAGCAACTGCAAAGGGTAAAAGGCATAGTCAACACTCTGAAACAAGCGAAGTACTGAAATCATTTATGAATGTTACCATGAAATATAAAGGAATGTATCACTGGAAACAAGAGTAAGACTCCCTTTTGCAGAATTTTTATTATAATGACTAAAGTCTTACACGAAGTTTTTGCAAAGCCACTTACTCTGATGCCCATGGAGAACTATACCCTCCAGGTAACCAGAAAATGAAACTTTTATAAATGGGACagaaattattctttttttcagGCCCTAAGTGACTAGCCAAGGAAGCTGTGCACATGCAGGCTAAATGTTTTGCTAAATAGTAACACACAAATCTATAAGGCCATGGTCCAAAAAATAGTTTCAACTTGTAATACCTTTTTGACTTCATCCTCAAAGCCTTTTTCCAGGTATTTGTAACGCCTGATCAGCTTGTTAAAGACCTAAAAGACAAATGTTAGCAATTAAGACTATAGTTTTCATAGAAAAGGTGGGCAACCTGATATCTAGGGGCCATATGCAgtcctgctttcattttatgttcCCCCAGCGCCTTCAGAATCTTCCCCAGCAAGGGGATTCCCCAGAATCTTTGCATCCCAGCAGTAACTTTCTGTCAATTTCCTCAGTTTGACAGGCTTTCCCCCTCTCTATGTAATTTCAGAACAACTAGAAGAAAGCAGTATTTTTACCTGATAAAATCAactgattaaaaaaaacttttttccttATTATTTGACTTGAGGATAAGGAAATCCCACCCCTCCAATAATCCGgaacacttttgtctctggctgtGCCTATCACTGCTCCGGCTCTGGTCAGTGCTAGCAGGTATCCCTCAGCAATTAAGCCCTCAACAATTCCTGTTGAGCTCAATCACGAACTCCTTATACATGCAATCTTGCTTTTTTGTGGATGTTTATATTGCTGGGAGGTAGAATCAagaaaagccatttttaaaaaaccaacaaaacaaacCTGAGCAAATGCTTGCATCGTTTctaggtcttcctgtgctgcaaaCACACAGACATCTGTGTGCATCATGTCATCTGCCAGTGTACCACCTGGGGCTATTGAGAAATTGGTGTTTAGTTTTACAAGAAAAGCTAACATTGGCTAAGATCACTTTCACTAGTTAGAACAGCATTTAAGTTTAATACAATGCAATGTGAAGTAAATCAACAGAAAGTAAAAACCAACTATTTAAAGTTCAATGGCAAATGGAGCAAGATAAAAATCTTTCCCGGTGCTAAGAATTAGGAGCCCCACTTTTTTACAGGGATGCTAGTTTTTCAGGAAAACACTGAAGGCTGACTATAAGCTTTCATCTTCCTAAATTTGAACTGGATCATCAGTTGTTAACAGGTACCATAAGATACTACGTCACTTCTGTGTTTTGCGAAGCCCTTCACAGAGAAAAGAGGTCTAATGCTATTAtatcacctccaggcttgactactgtaattcactctacacggggctgcccttgaagctgtcccagaaactccaatgggtgcagaatgctgcagtgaggctcctcacggggtctctgccatgggagcatattcacccagtgcttttccactggctcccggtggagtacagggtcagatttaaggtgctggttttgacctttaaagcccttcacagcctaggaccctcgtacctacgggaccgcctctcccggtatgtcccacggagagcctcaaggtccataaatagcaacaccctagtggtcccgggccctaaggaagttagattagcctcagccagagccttttcaacactggctccggcctggtggaacgctctgcctcatgagaccagggccctgcaggatctgatttctttccgcctggcctgtaagacagagttgttccgtctggcctttggcttggaatcaatttgattccctccccctctttattttttcctttctcctcctgtgatgaggctgcattttaatgttgtattttaatcttgttttttaagttgtatttcaatcagcttgtttttgttattggttgttagctgccctcagcctggtcttggctggggagggcggagtataaataaaatttattattattaattattattatattcttgaGGGTACAGAGGCTGCATAATCAGTAGCAACTGAGATCATGACCAATGAATGGTTGGTTAGTTTTAAGATCTAACCATGCAAATACACAGGCACACTTCTAAACCAAAAACCCCCTCTTAAGGTCACTTACCCAGCATTCCACCAGCCACCAGAATGTCAAAGAGTGTCTCTGCATAGCGGCGATAATCAAGTTTTGCTCCAGAAGCATCAAGGAATTTTGCTACTGCTTCCAAGTCACTGCCAGTTTCATTTAAACCTTGAATAATACAGTCCTGAAACTGAGTGGGGTCAAACCTCTCTTTTTCatctgcaataaataaaatattttgtgaACATAGTACTATTTATTACACTGTTTTTTAATACAGAGAGTGGCCGCAAAGTAGGTATACAGTTCAATCAATGAAATTCATCACAACAAATTATATGGGtacaaataacacacacacaacaaagtgGCAGTTAAATTCAGGCTGGGAGTTGGAAAAAATAGTGGAGCcagataaaatttattattactattattactattataatttatataccgccctatacccagaagtctcagagtggttcacagaacaagatAAAAGGATTTTTCTTTACTGATATTGTGAATGATGACAGCAaacttgaatcatagaatcatagagttggaagagaccacaagggccatcgagtccaaccccctgccaagcaggaaacaagaaGAAAGCAAGCGAACTCTAAAGCAGTATTACCTACTGCTGgaaacctttcttctttgaaatacCCTTCGAGAGTCAGGGTTGACCAGGAAGTAGGACACTCAAATCATGCTAATTCACTAGAGAACAGTACAGAAGTGGGTAAAAGAGCCTTCTAGGACTGGGGCATGACACGGCCTCTGTATATGTGAAGTcccgaacccagttccccagtaTCTCTCACTCTTGTTGTACAGGTTCATACTGCTGGTACATCAGCCTTTGCCAGCCAGCTGCCCTCCAGCTAATGCAAGTTGGCTATTTGGCTAatgcaagttgtagtccaaaacatctcaatAATCACAATACAAAGAAACACAACAAGTTTTGTATATGGACAACTATCACACTGTATGGCACACTGCTGAGACAGAAGATTGGCATTTAATATACTGCACATCAGGGGAGCATATTAtggccattttccactttaaaAGTTACTGGAGATTTCCATTACATTTTGGAGAGGCCCATCACCAGGCCCTTTAAATATCtatgctttccccctttttgcatGCTATATGGTTTGGTATTTTtagcaaaatacaaaacaaacccTTTTCTGTCAAGAAGTGTGCTTTAAAAAGTTAGCACCCACGTTCTATAGATCAAAATAAAATGGTTCCATATCAGCCTTTGGCTACACCCTTCTTTTTCTGGCGTGGCACCAGTAAATTGACAATAATTACCTGAATTATCAACCAGTATCCAGCCCAATTTTCAGGATGTGGAAGTCATAAGTACAGCGTTCATGACTGAGCAACCATTAAGGTCTGCTTCAATCTTCCACAAACATAGGTATTTCCCTTTCACTTTAAATAGGGATTCTGACACAAATCAGTTTCTTACTGAGCAAGCTAACTCTCACCAGCAGTTCCAAGAGCTATTTCTACCTCTCGCCATTTTATCACATTCTGGTTCTCTCTATAAAAACCCTCATATGAATGCATTGCAGAAGTTCTCTTTAAACTcatctattaaaaaaacaaacttcatGGGCTTGCCTTCATGAATTTGCTATATCCCTAAAGATCTTTGAATGGCCAGCTTCTCAGCTTCAAATAAGCCACTTATCTGTACTAGAACACAAGATACTCTCACTGTAAGATACCAGAAGTATACAACAGACAGAAAACTAAGGGCCACAGTCACAGCAAAATCATTTTTGGCATACCGTAAGTGCTGTCAGTTTGAGCACTCTCTTAAGCCAAGAATATCTGGTAAAAAGCAATCAAAATATCAGCTGCACCTGAAATATTAATTAGCAGTCTATTCATAATGGGCTAAAATTTTAGTACCACCCACAGAAATTCAAAGTTGTTATAATTGCTTGCTACTCCACTTCTGAAAACATTACATGGAAGTAAATTCCATGAATATGAGAGGATCTTCTTTCACTTATGACATTTAGAACTCAGGTATCAGTTTTCTTTGATCCTCAAGATACTGAGCATTTGTTATCCAAAGACTAATACCACAGTATTATGTCATGTGTGCACTCCAGCTCACCCACCATGTTTCAGCAGATCAAGACAGTACTTATCTATTTCTGCTTCCGGATCCCACACCCACCTACTAATTTGTTTATTGGAATTCCACCTTTTTCACTCAGTTCAGTTTCATTCTTTCTCACTTATTTGAGCAGAGCAGTACTAAACAGCAGATTACACTCTTTTCCCTAGAACATCCTGACATGAAGTGTGCAGCTCCTTCAGTTTCAAAggtttaacaaaaacaaaacaaaaaagctggaAGGTCCACCATAAAGTTGAACATGGATTACAGAAGTGAGTTCAAATAAGACCTTGTATCATGGACCTATCTCAACTCTAAATATTAGATTCCGGGTTCTGGCTCAATGGCAATAATCAATTTTGTGATGTTTTTATGCTGGCACAGAAGTTCATGTGCTTTATCTTTTAAGTCATAGGATCAAGATTTGCTTTCACCTTCACAAGTCATTTAACTGAAACCATACCAAAATAATCTTTAAAATAACGACATTTCACTTTAGAATTCATTAAAGCTACACTTTTCTCTCCTTTTACTGAAGAAACACTGAACAGACAAACACTCCTTAACATAATTACTATCCACAAGTTAGTATTCCTGTGCTTTCTGGCATGCCACATAGCCAGTTGGCTGGACTATTTATATGTCATAGTAGCAAGAGATATACGCCCTGTGCAGAGGCAAAATTAAGGCCCTTTCCTAGCCATAACACCTTTGAAAGCTCGTAGTTGACCGGCTTGAAGAAAAGTTAAATATAGCACCTACCCATCTAAAACAAACATCTCTCCTAAAGCCAGGCATTAAAGAACCATGAAAATTTGTATCCATGGGTACAAATACCATatggccccatggagccttcaatgtaaGGCTCCTCAGGGTTTGATTGTATTCCCcctgctatttaacatctacatgaaccAGCTAAGTGGGGTCATCCGGAGTTTTAGAGTATGTTGCCAGCGATATGCCAACGACACACAGCTcttcttctcctttacatctgcagttgtggcagtggatgtgttggaccattgtcttgcctcaataatggactggatgagagccaaaaactaaaactcaatccagataagattgaggcactgttagtgggtggttctctTGACTGGATGGATAGGAGGTTGCCTgatcttgatggggttacattccctctgaaggaacagATACACAGGTTAAGGCTACTTCTGCATCCGTTGCTTTTCCAAGGCCTTTGGCTAATGAGCCAATCTATGGCCTTCTAAACTGTGTGTagattgttgttttttgtttgttactatggtatgtattttagtGGTTTTATACTATCtgatattgtaaaccaccctgtgatccttgggtgaAGAGCAGGTGTGGAGGGTGCATACAGGATTAGACAGAGAAGAAGGGGTAAGTCCTGCTGCATGGGCATAAGTCTATTTCACTCATGCTAGGATGCTGCTGGATACAACTCACAGTGAATAATTTTGTTCAAGTTCAGTATGTGAGAACATCTGTGTAAGATA
The nucleotide sequence above comes from Podarcis raffonei isolate rPodRaf1 chromosome 1, rPodRaf1.pri, whole genome shotgun sequence. Encoded proteins:
- the BZW1 gene encoding eIF5-mimic protein 2 isoform X2, encoding MLLEQNLIIAAMQRHSLTFWWLVECWPQVFNKLIRRYKYLEKGFEDEVKKLLLFLKGFSESERNKLAMLTGILLANGTLNASILNSLYNENLVKEGVSAAFAVKLFKSWINEKDINAVAASLRKVNMDNRLMELFPANKQSLEHFTKYFTDAGLKELSEYVRNQQCIGARKELQKELQEQMSRGDNFKDIILYVKEEMKKNNISEQTVIGIIWSSVMSTVEWNKKEELVAEQAIKHLKQYSPLLAAFTTQGQSELTLLLKIQEYCYDNIHFMKAFQKIVVLFYKAEVLSEEPILKWYKDAHVAKGKSVFLEQMKKFVEWLKNAEEESESETEEGD
- the BZW1 gene encoding eIF5-mimic protein 2 isoform X1 translates to MNNQKQQKPTLSGQRFKTRKRDEKERFDPTQFQDCIIQGLNETGSDLEAVAKFLDASGAKLDYRRYAETLFDILVAGGMLAPGGTLADDMMHTDVCVFAAQEDLETMQAFAQVFNKLIRRYKYLEKGFEDEVKKLLLFLKGFSESERNKLAMLTGILLANGTLNASILNSLYNENLVKEGVSAAFAVKLFKSWINEKDINAVAASLRKVNMDNRLMELFPANKQSLEHFTKYFTDAGLKELSEYVRNQQCIGARKELQKELQEQMSRGDNFKDIILYVKEEMKKNNISEQTVIGIIWSSVMSTVEWNKKEELVAEQAIKHLKQYSPLLAAFTTQGQSELTLLLKIQEYCYDNIHFMKAFQKIVVLFYKAEVLSEEPILKWYKDAHVAKGKSVFLEQMKKFVEWLKNAEEESESETEEGD